TAGAAGCAGGAGTAGTTTCAGAAACTACACTAGTAATCAACCCTCGCTGTTTCCCAGATTTCTTCCTGAAACTCCATCCACGCTTATCCCCAGAGCTCTTGTTCTAcatccaaaaaacaaaatcgattCCACCAAAATATTCACATTTCTTAATAGAGAGGCCTAAAGACACAAAACCATCAAACCTAACAGATCTCGTATACAGTAccagacaaaacaaaagcccTAAGTAATTTCCAAaccaaacaattaaaaacCCTAAGATTTagacaaaattagaaactaaGTAATGCCAAAATCCGACAAGACACTAATATCAGATCTTAAAATAGAAACTTCGAGCAGAGACAAATCCGAAACAGAAATTGAAGATCGCGAGAACATTACAAAGAGGGAGAGAAAATGTCAAAACCTCGAGGGCGGTGGAGTTAGGATCGGCGGAGGTATCATCACCGCCGGAGCAAGAGATGAGACGGAGACAAGAAGAAGCTGGAGATCTTCCCATGACTGGTTcttacaagaagaagaagaagaagaagaagaagaagaccgtTTTATCTTCTTATTGGATCAGtaaaataaacacaaagagaGAGACCAGTAGTACTAACTAGTGTCGTTGGAAAATGGAGCAAAAGGGGAAAGCGGAACTCAAAGGGAAGGCATTAAAATACGGTTAAGTCTGAGATTTGGAATCCGCCAGTCTCCTTTCTCTTCTGTCCAAATTAAAAGCGAAATAACGCTGTCACTGTCAGATCTCTCTCGTGATGACtcacattttcttattcattccttcctttttttacTAACCGATGAGTATTAATTACTATATAGCTAAAGTAACAAATTCAGATAGATGTATATGCTTTCGAATTCATATACATCGGTTAAAAAAGTTCatgtaacaacaacaagtaaAACTTATGATGATGAAACATCAACGATTCTATAAACTACATGTTATCGACCGTATTAACACTTGTATTTTCTGATTATACTAAAATAACGGTTGGATTGGTTGAAATAATGAATTATGAATTAGTGGGGAATTATTCAATTATGGCTAGTCGATAATGTTGGCTCAcctataaaaataataagacGCATGTGACTGTCATGTGcttcatgtcttttttttcttttctctctgatCGCTTTGAGGTTTAttagcttttttctttatatgtggggtttattaactttatttattaaattgtcTCAAGCACAAACCCATTTCGCTAAAGACGTAAATATGTTTGATAAATCTATTTTGTTGCAGTGTAAGCAATAGTGACAATGATATGTGTTGTAAGTAAAAAGTATCAAGACTAACGAAAAAAATGGTTGTTTCTTTAAGCTTTTCTTTCCATTACTCATCTTCGTCGTATTCATCCTGAATTTGGCAGGTAAACTACTTCATGTCTTTACAGGTTACAAAATTTCCATATTTTAGAAAACTAGAGCTTTTTATATtcgatttgaagaagaaaaatggataTTGGAACAGATGGGCTTTGTAGGCCCATAGTGGGCCAGCCCaagatagaaaaaagaaaagccgTGGATTCGAAAGAGGAAATGGAAGGTGTAGGGTATCTCTCTGTTACCAAACTGATCAAAGTCATAACCACTACTCATCGTAATATTGACAATGCCTATTCTTTTGTACAATTTGTGCCACGTGTCCTATCCATAGTACTGCCAGGTAGGCGACATGtgtaattgttttgttttgtagcaTTACGACAAAAGTTACAAAGGAAAAGCTGTGGACCTCTCTGCGAAATTGATAGTGAATGATTTTATTCTAACGTTGTGATTGAGTCACATATAGCCACTGCCTCATATGCTCTTagaatatacatatttttgcAATTTGTTAATGCAAATACTAAATACAGACGATGACGCAAACAAACGAAGCCGTAGTCGGCAACTAAAAGCCAAAGGTGGAAAATGTTAGAAAGTTTGAGCGATAAACTCAGAGATTGCGTGTGAAGATGAAACAAACCTTTCACGACCTTAACCAAATATGATTAATCTCAAGACCAAACATAAAGTATggttatattaatattataaatcagAAGAAGCATCACTAATTGCTTCCATCTTAAGTCAAATTTATCAATCGTGCAAACTCATTTACTGTTTTCATCGCACTCACCGACAGAAATTGCAACTTCACCacatcaaaaaatttcaaaactgaatataaatcattattaattcaGTAAGTAACTAACTATAGGAGAGGATTATGAATCTTATGcataaacataataattacaaaaatacaCATGCTTCAGACAAAAAAGCAACATAACACATGCTTCATGTCATCACAAATCAGTCAAGGACAAACcaccttctttcttttcctgAAAAAATTTCTGAATTCTGAATATCGAAAATGTTATCACTAGAAATAAATCAGTCGATGTGGTTTACATTAAAATACAGAGGCCGATAGTAATTCTCCAGGGAATTATGCTTAAAACAAATGTtcaatagaaaagaaaaaaagaagtgatttTTAGCCTCTCATTGTGTgaaggaagaaacaaaaactgttaaaaagAAACCACATCGAGGTTTAGAGTCAGAGTAGTTCTAAGACTTACGTGgccttcctcttcttccaccGGTCTTCACGGGTGGAGCCTTTCCGTTACTGGTGCGGCCGCCGCGTCCACGTGCTCCACGACCACGTCCTCTACCACGAGCACTCTGTTTCTTGCCATTGGcctcttctccatcttcactGTAGTCACTGTCTGCGTCACTACCTTGAACTTCCTTCTCCTTGTCGCTGTTATCTTCATCACTGTCTTGTTCAGAATCAGAGGAAGCTTTTGATGCTTTCCTCTTTTTAGAAGCACCTCTTTTGGTAACTGCTTGTTGCTTTGGTGCCAAAGTTTCTTCCTTGACTTCTTCTACACTCTCTGcttaaaacaatcaaatacatCAAGAAATGTTTAAACTCTGTagtgattattattattacgaATATACTGTACCTTCTAATGATCCTTTCCCGTCATAGACCTCGAGCTGCAGACAAAGTAAACAGTGTAAGGAAACAGATGAGGAGATACCAAACCTTGAAGAAATATATCTCTTCAGCTTTCTATTGAGGGCTCGAATAAAAAAAGGCTCTCTTGCTTTAGTTACCTGCTCAAGCCTATCAGCGATATCTGTTCTGTCAACAATGACCATTGAATGGCAAAAACCGCATGCCACACTACAGAAAAACATTCACAGGGAATTTAGAAAAACATCCAATTATTATTCTCTGAGGCGAACACTTGAGAAGTGAGAACTCACCCCATTACATGCATTCCCTCGAGCATATCCACCTTCTTAGGTGCTGCAGAGGATCTGAAACGAGAAAGAAGCATGGTTTATAATGATAGTCGTATGTGgttataaaactaaaagttaCTTATGGTGTGGCATACTTTTGACCGTTGGGGCCATAACCAAGTTCTCCATACTGAGCATGACCCCAACTTATGCAAGAACTGTCGGCACCAACAAAATGATGCATGCTTCCTGAATCCATCCAACGCAAGTTCCAACCACTGTATGAGGAAAgaataattttacattaatcatcaaatcaaaagcAATATATCAATCGGTGGAATCTGTTTTAAACAAACCTTAAATCCATCATCGGTTTAGGGTACATCCAATCATCACCATTGTTCTTTATCTTTCCCCACATATATAACTGTCCACCACCTGACAACCCAAACAAGTTAAATTTCGTTTTAATATAGGACCAGAAGACTAAcacaagaagcaaaaagacAGTTCAGGTTAAAGTCACTTGCCAGCTGTACAAGCGGAGTTTGCAGAACCAGCAGAAAGAATGGCATTAGGAGGCAAAACATTATTCCTCTGAAACACATCAATACGGCGTGGAGCCCACTCATCTTTCTGCTCCCTATGTCCAAGCCTGAAATTGGCAACCAAACATCTcatgaggaagaggaagttaGTTTCcatttacaaatattaaacatgAGCTAGTACCAACCTTCCATATCCACCAAATCCCCACCTGTGAtatgtttcaaaaaatgaTGCATCAGAGATAACACACATAGAAGGACCAGTtcaaattaaccaaaattttgaacaGATAAGTTACTTACGTGTAAACATATCCATTCTTATCTACGGCCACTGATTACgagaaattttaattatcaGAATGAGTAATTAGCTCCCCTGAAAGGTAAAGATTGaggatagagagagaaagaaatatggTTTCTACCAGTATGATTTGTTCCACATGCAACTTTGACAATGGTTTCCCCTGCAAGAGAGGCGATGGCTTTAGGACGTGGCTGAGCTTCGTAGGCGAGTCTAACTGAACTATCCTTCATATTGAACTGAAATAATACACAAACAATGTAACCTGGTTCAAAGTAAATGATGGAGACATATTTACCTAATCTATTCATCAAGTACAATTCAGAGAGACTAAAGTAACTAAATTATGCATAGCAGACTTTACATAACAATTCAAGAAACAAGAGCTCAAAACTTGTTTGGAAGTTtcaaataaacacaaacaattcACGCTCCATACACCTCCAATCATGATAATAACTACAAGTAAGAGATAATAGTTGAAGACTGCATTGGTTGCACATCTACGCGCAGATAACTAAGTTACCTCATTATCAGTTCCATGACCAAGTTGACCATACTGTGGGAGACCGGCAGTcctataaacaaacaaacactcTGAATTTGAGCAAGAAGTCTTACTAAAGTGAGACCCGTTAAAGGTGaaagaaaacccaaaataaCAGACTAGACCAGACTAAGAAACCATACAGTATAGAGGCTCCTTCAGTAGACGATAACCACACTGTGAAGTCAGCCCCACAGGCAACGTTTGTGACCTCATCAGACACAACACAGGGAAGAGGCGTCGATTCAACTTctacagaaacaaaacctGTAAGATACAAATTTCACACCATTAGAACAGTTAGACACAAGCAGAAGTATGTAAAGCATTTCATACCGTTTTTGGCTGAACCCAAACCCAACTGCCCATACTTATTCCAGCCAAAACCAAGAGACTGTCCATCATCACTAACCACTACCGTGTGGTTCCTTCCTGCTGCCGCTTTCACAATTTTGTGCCTTCAATAAACATAGAAGCTCAATGCCTAACTATAACCAATTCAAAGCTTTAGCAGCCATGTAAATGTTCAAACAAAGAGTTAGTATCAGTCTCCACCAAACTCACTTAGAGAGTCCTGACACAACTGTTGGCCTATCACGTTGAATCATATCACCATGACCTAATTGACCTTTCTgaacaaacatcaaacaattcccataaaccaaaatcattcaCAGTTTCCATTTCAGAGAAGACAAATAGAagtaatcaaatcaaaacataccTCATTACGTCCCCAAGTGTAACAACGACCTTCAACGTCCAATGCCACACAATGAAACGAAGCTATAAAAGATAAACAGTGTTAAGTAAGTAAACAGTATTTAAATCCTCCATTATCAAAGATACTCACAGAGAGATTAGCGAGAGTTACCGCAACCAGTGGCGACGAATCGAATGTTAACGCCGACGAGTGGCCTTAGCCGAGTAGGAGAGACCAAGTTACCTTCCATCGCACCTTTTCGTTTTCCAATGATATCCCAAGCCGTAGCACCACAGAACAAAAGCTCACCTCCCTTCTCCTCCGAgctctcatctttcttctccgaCGAATTCATCGCTTCCGCCATTACTTCTCCGAccaaaaactttcaaaatttcaaatttcaaaaagcaGATCCAAAGACGATTATAGGAATTCGGATACGCGGCGAATCGTGTTGAAGCTAGAAAGTGGCGGGAAAACAACGGCTAGTAGTGTGATTGAGCAGATCGGAAGAGACGACAAAGATTGATTGAAGAAAAGGGAGAAAACCAAATtcagaaaccctaaacacaaaacaaaatagtacAGAGAAAAACTAcga
This sequence is a window from Arabidopsis thaliana chromosome 1 sequence. Protein-coding genes within it:
- a CDS encoding Regulator of chromosome condensation (RCC1) family protein (Regulator of chromosome condensation (RCC1) family protein; CONTAINS InterPro DOMAIN/s: Regulator of chromosome condensation/beta-lactamase-inhibitor protein II (InterPro:IPR009091), Regulator of chromosome condensation, RCC1 (InterPro:IPR000408); BEST Arabidopsis thaliana protein match is: Regulator of chromosome condensation (RCC1) family protein (TAIR:AT5G63860.1); Has 17859 Blast hits to 6314 proteins in 497 species: Archae - 78; Bacteria - 2347; Metazoa - 6181; Fungi - 1100; Plants - 2708; Viruses - 16; Other Eukaryotes - 5429 (source: NCBI BLink).), whose amino-acid sequence is MAEAMNSSEKKDESSEEKGGELLFCGATAWDIIGKRKGAMEGNLVSPTRLRPLVGVNIRFVATGCASFHCVALDVEGRCYTWGRNEKGQLGHGDMIQRDRPTVVSGLSKHKIVKAAAGRNHTVVVSDDGQSLGFGWNKYGQLGLGSAKNGFVSVEVESTPLPCVVSDEVTNVACGADFTVWLSSTEGASILTAGLPQYGQLGHGTDNEFNMKDSSVRLAYEAQPRPKAIASLAGETIVKVACGTNHTVAVDKNGYVYTWGFGGYGRLGHREQKDEWAPRRIDVFQRNNVLPPNAILSAGSANSACTAGGGQLYMWGKIKNNGDDWMYPKPMMDLSGWNLRWMDSGSMHHFVGADSSCISWGHAQYGELGYGPNGQKSSAAPKKVDMLEGMHVMGVACGFCHSMVIVDRTDIADRLEQLEVYDGKGSLEESVEEVKEETLAPKQQAVTKRGASKKRKASKASSDSEQDSDEDNSDKEKEVQGSDADSDYSEDGEEANGKKQSARGRGRGRGARGRGGRTSNGKAPPVKTGGRRGRPRKS